One Pleurocapsa sp. PCC 7327 DNA segment encodes these proteins:
- a CDS encoding ribonuclease HII, producing MDFDASLLDAFSSSETLVAGVDEVGRGCLFGPVVAAAVVVPLSAISRLIEIGVKDSKQLSAKRRLELSQQIKEFVPAYQVSYASVREIERLNILHASLLAMKRSVERLKIQPAICLVDGKQAIPNLTIVQKNIIKGDERSSIIAAASIVAKVWRDELIVRLARKYSEYDLASNKGYGTAKHLLALQQYGASRQHRMSFAPCQVSF from the coding sequence ATGGACTTTGATGCTTCTTTGCTCGATGCATTCTCTAGTTCGGAGACGTTGGTAGCGGGCGTGGATGAAGTGGGGCGAGGATGTTTGTTTGGTCCCGTCGTAGCTGCCGCAGTCGTCGTTCCCCTCTCGGCGATTTCACGATTGATAGAAATCGGCGTAAAAGATAGCAAGCAACTCTCCGCCAAGCGAAGATTGGAATTATCGCAACAGATAAAAGAATTCGTACCAGCTTATCAAGTCAGTTATGCAAGCGTTCGGGAAATAGAGCGCTTAAATATTTTACATGCATCTTTACTAGCGATGAAGCGCTCGGTCGAGCGATTGAAGATACAACCTGCAATCTGCTTGGTAGATGGAAAACAAGCGATTCCTAATCTAACAATCGTACAAAAAAATATCATTAAAGGCGACGAGCGATCGTCCATTATTGCTGCCGCCAGCATCGTTGCTAAAGTCTGGCGAGATGAATTAATCGTCCGCCTCGCCCGAAAATACTCAGAGTACGATTTAGCCTCCAATAAAGGTTACGGCACTGCAAAACATCTACTAGCGTTGCAACAATACGGTGCTTCTCGCCAGCATCGAATGTCTTTTGCCCCTTGTCAAGTAAGTTTCTGA
- a CDS encoding DUF1997 domain-containing protein, protein MDIRFTASESLEIVVEEQTVPIQHYLRQPQRLVTAIADPKLMEQLSESRFRLKMRPLNFMDIYHFQPTVILSVWAGAGGIVYLNSEDCEIRGIDYINDRFSLNVKGKLSPHQDEGQTYLKGKADLEVKVVDLPPPLWLTPKPLLEVAGNGLLKSVLVRIKQRLLSQLLKDYYQWANAYAEPQNTTYSSALPAADNPIT, encoded by the coding sequence ATGGATATACGCTTTACTGCCTCAGAATCGCTAGAAATTGTTGTCGAAGAACAAACAGTTCCCATTCAACATTATTTGCGCCAACCGCAACGATTAGTAACTGCGATCGCCGATCCGAAACTAATGGAACAGCTATCGGAGTCGCGTTTTCGCCTGAAAATGCGTCCCTTGAACTTTATGGATATTTACCATTTTCAACCGACCGTTATTCTTAGCGTTTGGGCGGGAGCTGGCGGGATAGTTTATTTAAATTCCGAAGACTGCGAAATCCGAGGAATTGACTACATTAACGATCGCTTCTCTCTTAATGTTAAGGGAAAGTTATCTCCTCATCAAGATGAGGGTCAGACCTACCTGAAGGGCAAAGCCGATTTAGAAGTTAAAGTTGTCGATCTGCCGCCTCCTTTGTGGTTGACCCCTAAACCATTATTAGAAGTCGCAGGAAACGGACTGCTTAAAAGCGTTTTAGTGCGAATTAAGCAACGATTGCTAAGTCAGTTGCTAAAAGATTACTATCAGTGGGCTAATGCTTATGCCGAACCCCAAAATACGACTTATTCTTCGGCATTGCCAGCGGCAGACAATCCAATTACCTAG
- the pheA gene encoding prephenate dehydratase, whose translation MTIAIAHLGPTGTNAETAALAYASWLTNKKGQEFLLYPYPSIAQTLRSVDRQEVDLAVVPVENSTEGSVAITLDTLWELDRLQIQQELVLRISHALLSHSKSLSEIKTVYSHPQALAQCQKWLEGFLPSVQLIPTNSTTEAVQQVSQDPQAGAIAAPRASKLYDVPILAVDINDYPDNCTRFWVMGLAPSTSGNRTSVAFSVPANVPGALVKPLQVFAQRGINLSRIESRPTKRSLGEYLFFLDLEASATETSTQETLAELSPHTEVLKIFGSYDVLPISTP comes from the coding sequence ATGACAATTGCGATCGCCCATTTAGGTCCGACGGGAACCAATGCGGAAACTGCCGCATTAGCCTATGCCAGTTGGTTAACTAACAAGAAGGGACAAGAATTTCTATTGTATCCTTACCCTAGCATTGCACAGACCCTTCGCTCGGTCGATCGCCAAGAGGTAGATTTGGCAGTCGTCCCCGTCGAAAATTCCACCGAAGGAAGTGTCGCCATCACCTTAGATACTCTCTGGGAGTTAGATCGACTCCAAATCCAACAAGAGCTAGTTCTGCGCATCTCTCACGCGCTGCTGTCTCATAGCAAGTCTCTGTCAGAGATAAAAACTGTTTACTCCCATCCACAAGCGCTGGCACAGTGTCAGAAATGGCTGGAAGGGTTTCTCCCTTCAGTTCAACTCATCCCCACCAATTCCACGACAGAAGCCGTACAGCAAGTCAGTCAAGACCCCCAGGCAGGTGCAATCGCAGCTCCGCGTGCCTCAAAGTTGTACGACGTACCGATTCTAGCTGTTGATATCAATGATTATCCAGATAATTGCACTCGCTTTTGGGTGATGGGATTGGCACCAAGTACCAGCGGGAATCGTACTTCTGTTGCTTTTAGCGTTCCCGCCAACGTTCCTGGTGCCTTGGTAAAACCCCTTCAGGTGTTTGCCCAACGGGGGATTAATCTCAGTCGAATTGAATCTCGTCCGACCAAGCGATCGCTAGGCGAATATTTATTCTTTCTCGACTTGGAAGCTAGCGCTACTGAAACTTCAACCCAAGAGACTTTAGCGGAATTATCGCCCCACACCGAAGTCCTAAAAATCT